A part of Microcoleus sp. bin38.metabat.b11b12b14.051 genomic DNA contains:
- a CDS encoding lipid-A-disaccharide synthase, with translation MTVDILILSNGPGELATWVRPAVQALRQQLANRGTEARISVVLSPCPHATGKEAEIASNYPEVDRVQAPEHFMQFLLSGKTAQNWDWYETGVVLFLGGDQFFTVAIGKRLKYRTVTYAEWDARWYRWIDKFAAMKPEVFAKVPQKYADKFTVVGDLIAEVGERKSDAKDGAPAGREIELIGLLPGSKAAKLALGVPLCLAIAQSIHRIRPQTRFVIPVAPTIDVQTLARFANPEQNPCLHLFANASAQLHLTESPFLQTASGLQIELWTETPAYDLLSECSLCLTTVGANTAELGSLAIPMIVLIPTQQLDAMKAWDGLPGLLANLPLVGSVFATAINWLILQLGRGKLYAWPNIWAGEEIVPELIGKLEADVVADLAIDYLSNPDKLARMGDRLRSVRGESGAAQKIAELVCEEIDFISQLSDL, from the coding sequence ATGACAGTCGATATTTTAATCCTCTCCAACGGGCCCGGAGAATTAGCAACTTGGGTGCGTCCCGCCGTGCAAGCATTGCGCCAGCAATTGGCAAACAGGGGCACAGAAGCGCGAATCTCGGTGGTGCTTTCCCCCTGTCCGCACGCCACGGGGAAAGAGGCAGAAATCGCATCTAACTACCCAGAAGTGGACAGAGTGCAAGCACCGGAGCATTTTATGCAATTCTTATTATCTGGCAAAACTGCCCAGAATTGGGATTGGTATGAAACCGGAGTTGTGTTATTTTTAGGCGGCGACCAATTTTTTACGGTTGCGATCGGTAAAAGGCTAAAATATCGGACGGTTACTTATGCTGAATGGGACGCGCGGTGGTATCGCTGGATTGATAAGTTTGCGGCGATGAAACCGGAAGTTTTTGCTAAAGTTCCGCAGAAATATGCTGATAAATTTACAGTTGTGGGCGATTTGATTGCGGAAGTAGGCGAGCGCAAATCGGATGCAAAAGATGGCGCACCGGCCGGACGAGAAATAGAATTAATTGGATTGTTACCGGGTTCTAAGGCGGCGAAATTAGCTTTAGGTGTACCGTTGTGTTTGGCGATCGCGCAATCGATCCATCGCATCCGCCCTCAAACTCGCTTTGTAATTCCGGTTGCGCCTACCATAGATGTGCAAACTCTAGCACGTTTTGCCAACCCAGAACAAAATCCTTGCTTACATTTATTTGCCAATGCTAGCGCCCAATTGCATTTAACAGAATCGCCGTTTTTGCAGACAGCAAGTGGGTTGCAGATAGAACTTTGGACTGAGACTCCAGCCTACGATTTGCTATCAGAATGCAGCCTGTGTTTGACTACTGTGGGAGCGAATACTGCCGAATTAGGTTCGTTAGCAATACCGATGATTGTGTTGATTCCGACGCAGCAGTTGGATGCGATGAAGGCTTGGGATGGTTTACCGGGATTGTTGGCAAATTTGCCGTTAGTCGGTTCTGTTTTTGCGACGGCGATTAATTGGTTGATTCTGCAATTGGGAAGGGGAAAGCTGTATGCTTGGCCGAATATCTGGGCGGGGGAGGAGATTGTGCCGGAGTTGATTGGTAAGCTGGAAGCGGATGTTGTGGCGGATCTGGCGATCGACTATTTGAGCAATCCTGATAAATTAGCACGAATGGGCGATCGGCTCCGCAGCGTGCGCGGCGAATCTGGGGCGGCGCAGAAAATCGCTGAATTGGTTTGTGAAGAAATTGATTTTATCAGTCAACTATCAGATCTTTAA
- a CDS encoding fused MFS/spermidine synthase: MSGSEVRADFWMSEYITPWDIYVHGVIGVLAYKKTAYQEMYVVQTGTYGKGLVLDGKWQSCTGDEFLYHEPLVHPAMIAHGSPKKVLVLGGGEGATIREVLRWKSVEKVVMVDIDGEVVEACREHLPEMHQNAFDDPRSEVVIGDALDYLDNTDSDWDIVISDLSDPIEEGPSFQLFTKEYFEKVRKILSPNGYFVVQAGPVSPAEMKMHARIVNTLKSVFPNVQSCTSFISTYGAPWGFAVASSQEINTRPEPEVTDKLLADKTTGGLRMLDGITLLGLMQVPGHLRRVIAEETEVYTMAAPPKFFGKGSVGQ; this comes from the coding sequence ATGTCAGGTAGCGAAGTCCGTGCAGACTTTTGGATGAGCGAGTACATTACCCCCTGGGATATTTACGTTCACGGCGTCATCGGCGTGCTCGCTTACAAAAAAACTGCCTATCAGGAAATGTACGTAGTTCAAACAGGCACCTACGGGAAAGGCTTAGTTTTGGACGGTAAATGGCAATCTTGTACCGGCGACGAATTTCTGTACCACGAACCCCTCGTGCACCCAGCCATGATTGCTCACGGTTCCCCCAAAAAAGTGCTCGTTCTCGGCGGCGGCGAAGGAGCTACAATTAGAGAAGTGCTGCGCTGGAAATCAGTTGAAAAAGTCGTCATGGTCGATATTGATGGCGAAGTAGTAGAAGCTTGCCGCGAACACCTGCCAGAAATGCACCAAAATGCTTTTGACGACCCTCGTTCGGAAGTAGTAATCGGCGATGCTTTGGACTATTTAGACAATACTGATAGCGATTGGGATATTGTGATTTCTGACTTATCCGATCCTATTGAAGAAGGCCCATCTTTCCAATTGTTTACCAAAGAGTATTTTGAGAAAGTTCGGAAGATACTGTCGCCTAACGGATATTTCGTAGTCCAAGCAGGCCCAGTTTCTCCAGCAGAAATGAAAATGCACGCCCGCATTGTCAATACCCTGAAATCGGTTTTCCCCAACGTTCAATCCTGCACCAGCTTTATTTCTACCTACGGAGCTCCTTGGGGTTTTGCCGTAGCTTCCAGCCAGGAAATCAATACGCGGCCCGAACCAGAAGTTACCGACAAATTGCTCGCCGATAAAACTACCGGCGGGTTGCGGATGTTAGACGGGATTACCCTGTTGGGATTGATGCAAGTTCCGGGTCACTTGCGGCGGGTAATCGCCGAGGAAACCGAAGTTTATACTATGGCAGCACCTCCTAAATTTTTCGGGAAAGGCTCTGTCGGCCAGTGA
- a CDS encoding calcium-binding protein, which yields MANYAIFDEKYYLAQYPWIKPAIDAGIVKSGLEHFQKFGQAAGLTKVSRYFDENAYLTVNTDIRPFIRTVNPNAPFATGLDHFIQFGYDEGQRRAQVSPEYNEDFYLANNSELRSFIGPNGSFKSGYQHFVQFGAKEGRFGTSFFEPEYLKKNTDIVPFVNSGALKTGREHYFNFGKNEPSRSATFVGSRTNDVLTGVGVGENELVGVEVGIDRNGNRQYESFGTNEFDVLIGGPGIDTFVLGVPATAGNVTPTPLYLGNGQATIRNYNPETDFIQLQGNSLDNYRLLPVGSNLSIQTRAGDVLGVIEGGASFNLIFQELNGNGTFLIG from the coding sequence ATGGCTAACTACGCAATTTTCGACGAAAAATACTACCTCGCCCAATATCCTTGGATCAAGCCGGCCATTGATGCTGGAATCGTCAAATCTGGGCTAGAACACTTTCAAAAATTTGGCCAAGCCGCCGGCTTAACTAAAGTATCGCGTTATTTTGACGAAAATGCTTACCTTACTGTCAACACAGACATCAGACCCTTTATCCGCACTGTCAATCCAAACGCACCTTTTGCGACAGGTCTAGATCATTTTATCCAGTTCGGTTACGATGAAGGACAGCGCCGGGCCCAAGTATCGCCTGAGTACAACGAAGATTTTTATTTAGCAAACAACTCCGAGCTGCGATCGTTTATAGGCCCCAATGGATCTTTCAAATCAGGCTACCAGCACTTCGTTCAATTCGGGGCAAAAGAAGGTCGTTTTGGAACTTCGTTTTTTGAACCAGAATACTTAAAGAAAAACACCGACATCGTGCCGTTTGTCAACTCCGGAGCCTTGAAAACCGGTCGCGAACACTACTTCAATTTTGGCAAAAACGAACCCAGCCGCTCCGCAACTTTTGTCGGCAGCCGTACCAACGATGTTCTGACTGGTGTTGGCGTCGGGGAGAACGAACTTGTGGGAGTAGAAGTAGGTATCGATCGCAACGGGAACCGACAATATGAAAGCTTTGGCACCAATGAGTTCGATGTCCTAATTGGTGGCCCGGGAATTGATACATTCGTACTCGGAGTTCCTGCTACAGCCGGGAACGTCACTCCGACACCGCTGTATTTGGGTAACGGTCAAGCTACGATTCGCAACTACAACCCAGAAACAGATTTTATCCAACTTCAAGGAAATTCTTTAGACAACTATAGGTTGCTTCCCGTTGGCAGCAATTTGTCCATCCAGACACGTGCCGGAGACGTGCTGGGCGTGATTGAAGGAGGAGCAAGTTTTAATTTGATCTTCCAAGAACTTAACGGTAACGGTACTTTCTTGATTGGTTAG
- a CDS encoding ATP-binding protein, protein MSTSIQKDNWVKIGIKDNGSGIDDAVKTKVFDPFFTTKPVGTGTGLGLSVSYQIVVDKHHGRLECISTVGEETEFAIEIPIANSRS, encoded by the coding sequence ATTAGTACGTCTATTCAAAAAGATAATTGGGTTAAAATCGGTATTAAAGATAATGGATCGGGCATAGATGATGCTGTGAAGACCAAAGTTTTCGATCCTTTCTTTACGACGAAACCAGTAGGTACTGGTACAGGTTTGGGACTATCGGTTAGCTATCAAATTGTGGTGGACAAACACCACGGGAGATTGGAGTGCATATCGACTGTTGGCGAAGAAACTGAATTTGCGATCGAGATTCCGATCGCCAATTCGCGCAGTTAA
- a CDS encoding YqaE/Pmp3 family membrane protein: MGSLIGILAAIFVPPLGVFLTVGIGADFWINLLLTCFFWFPGMIHAIWIIAKHDNG; encoded by the coding sequence ATGGGTAGTTTAATTGGCATACTCGCTGCAATTTTTGTTCCCCCGTTGGGCGTATTTTTGACTGTTGGGATCGGCGCTGATTTTTGGATTAACCTGCTTCTCACCTGTTTTTTCTGGTTTCCCGGTATGATTCACGCCATTTGGATCATTGCCAAGCACGATAACGGCTAG
- a CDS encoding ankyrin repeat domain-containing protein: MKDLIDAVKMSDVVAVESAIEQGADINAKDDEGATALTAAAEAGNAEIVKKLLAAGAEANSQDNDGWTPLMSAAAAGHTEIVQLLLDAGADVNAKTTFGLTALMSAAGSGRTEVVQVLLDRGSDLKAKDNNTWTAFIWASSEHHQDVVEVLKLARDRH, from the coding sequence ATGAAAGATTTAATTGATGCCGTCAAGATGAGTGATGTTGTGGCTGTGGAAAGTGCGATCGAACAAGGTGCAGATATCAACGCCAAAGATGACGAAGGCGCGACGGCTTTGACGGCTGCGGCTGAGGCTGGCAATGCGGAAATTGTCAAAAAATTGCTCGCAGCAGGCGCGGAGGCTAACAGTCAGGATAACGACGGTTGGACGCCGTTAATGAGTGCCGCTGCTGCCGGACATACCGAGATTGTACAGCTTTTGCTGGACGCGGGGGCGGATGTGAATGCTAAAACTACTTTTGGTTTGACGGCTTTGATGAGTGCGGCGGGTAGCGGGCGCACTGAAGTTGTGCAGGTTTTGCTCGATCGAGGTTCCGATCTCAAAGCGAAGGATAATAATACTTGGACTGCGTTCATCTGGGCATCTTCGGAACATCACCAAGATGTCGTTGAGGTTTTGAAGCTGGCGCGCGATCGGCATTAA
- a CDS encoding ABC transporter substrate-binding protein, which produces MLINHQMFDLKFWRKLSRNFKKSFTLGIAVVTLCTAMLASCTKVEPPLRVGANVWPGYETLYLARSLGYYDNTPIKLVDYPSGTEEVRAYRNAEIEAAGISIDQALVLAATNPDVKIVVVMDFSNRGDVILGKPEMENLQGLKARPVGVESTALGAFIITRALEQKGMSPKDIKIVSLGVSEHERAFKDGKVDAVVTFGYARTKLLAAGAKQLFDSSQIPGEIVDVVIVS; this is translated from the coding sequence ATGTTAATAAATCATCAGATGTTCGATCTCAAATTTTGGAGAAAATTGAGCCGTAACTTCAAAAAAAGCTTTACCCTTGGCATTGCGGTAGTAACCCTGTGTACAGCGATGTTAGCTAGTTGCACCAAAGTAGAACCCCCTTTGCGAGTCGGTGCCAATGTTTGGCCAGGCTATGAAACTCTGTACTTGGCTCGCAGTTTAGGGTACTATGACAATACCCCTATTAAATTAGTAGATTACCCTTCAGGTACAGAAGAAGTACGAGCCTATCGCAATGCAGAAATTGAAGCAGCCGGGATATCCATCGACCAAGCTTTGGTATTGGCCGCCACCAATCCCGACGTAAAAATTGTAGTAGTTATGGATTTCTCTAACCGTGGAGATGTGATTCTTGGGAAACCAGAGATGGAAAATTTGCAAGGCTTAAAAGCCAGACCAGTAGGTGTTGAATCTACGGCACTAGGAGCATTCATAATTACCCGTGCCTTAGAACAAAAAGGTATGTCACCTAAAGATATCAAAATTGTCTCTTTAGGAGTGTCCGAACATGAACGAGCCTTTAAAGATGGAAAGGTAGATGCTGTTGTTACTTTTGGGTATGCTCGGACAAAGCTGCTAGCAGCGGGTGCTAAACAACTGTTCGATAGTTCGCAAATTCCTGGTGAAATTGTCGATGTTGTGATAGTAAGTTAG
- a CDS encoding calcium-binding protein, translating into MANYDILDEKYYLSQYPWVKPALDAGIIKSGREHFEKFGQAAGLTKISRYFDEQTYLAQNPDIAPLVRSANNPNAPFATGLDHFIKFGYEEGRRRVSPDYDEAFYVANNRDLQPFIQNGTFKNGYQHFIKFGIRDGRFGTSFLEPEYLQKNPDIRPFVESGALKTGREHYFNFGKNEPNRSATFVGSSGNDILTGSGVGNAELIGVEVGLGTGNGFGSGRVYESDGSNEFDTLIGGSGRDTFALGEENITSRGTPLGSTQFYIGPGFATIRNFTKGQDTIQLAGAISLSESYLDIFSVFPINNGRDLAIQTKGFRNPRNGVPSISDSDTIAIIEGGGNLTLNQLPSSPAFTFLIG; encoded by the coding sequence ATGGCAAACTATGACATTTTAGACGAAAAATACTACCTTTCCCAATATCCGTGGGTGAAACCAGCACTTGATGCAGGAATCATCAAATCTGGCAGAGAACACTTTGAAAAATTTGGTCAAGCCGCCGGTCTCACCAAAATATCGCGTTATTTTGACGAACAAACCTATCTAGCTCAAAATCCAGATATTGCTCCCCTTGTCCGCAGCGCCAACAATCCAAACGCGCCTTTTGCGACTGGTTTAGACCACTTTATCAAATTTGGTTACGAAGAAGGCCGCAGGCGAGTATCGCCTGACTATGACGAAGCATTTTATGTAGCAAATAACCGAGATTTGCAGCCGTTTATTCAGAATGGAACTTTTAAAAACGGCTACCAGCATTTCATTAAATTCGGCATCAGAGATGGTCGCTTTGGGACTTCTTTCTTGGAACCGGAATACTTACAGAAAAATCCCGATATTCGGCCGTTTGTCGAATCTGGAGCCTTGAAAACAGGTCGCGAACACTACTTCAATTTTGGAAAAAATGAGCCTAACCGTTCTGCGACTTTTGTCGGAAGTTCTGGGAATGACATCCTAACTGGTTCCGGGGTAGGAAATGCAGAATTAATTGGAGTTGAAGTAGGTTTAGGTACAGGTAATGGCTTTGGTAGCGGCCGAGTTTATGAAAGTGATGGCAGTAATGAATTCGATACTCTCATTGGCGGTAGTGGCCGCGATACATTTGCGCTTGGTGAGGAGAACATAACCAGTAGGGGGACGCCACTAGGATCGACACAGTTTTATATCGGGCCGGGTTTTGCTACAATTCGGAACTTTACGAAAGGTCAGGATACTATTCAGCTAGCAGGAGCTATCTCACTATCAGAGTCTTACTTAGATATATTCTCGGTGTTCCCGATTAACAATGGTCGAGATTTAGCTATCCAAACGAAAGGTTTTAGGAACCCGAGAAATGGAGTGCCATCAATCAGTGACTCTGACACGATCGCTATTATTGAGGGCGGCGGAAATCTGACATTGAATCAATTACCATCATCTCCAGCTTTTACATTTTTAATTGGGTAG